The nucleotide window ATTATGGTCCCTTTTTTGAGATGGCTAATAAATAAAAAGAAACCTGATATATATGCAATTATCGGTGCAACATTTGCTCTTTTAGGATTGGGCTTACTTACATTAGGTGGAATTGAGGGTATCAATAAGGGAGATATTTATTCCCTTTTCTGTGCATTATTTTTTGCTCTCCATATGATTACAATTGAAAAATATTGTAGCCATTCCGATCCTATAACCTTAAGCATTATACAATTTGCCGTAACAGGTGTTATATTTACTTTTCTCTCTTATTATTTTGAAAGCTTTGATTTTACTGTTATAAAAAATGCAAAAATTTCCGTAGCTTATCTTGTATTTGTAAGCACTATCATAGCTTTTGTTGCCCAAAATATAATACAAAAATATATAACAGCTACAAGTACTGCTCTGATTTTGACACTTGAGTCTGTATTTGGAAGTATATTTGCAGTTTACTATTTAAATGAGAAGATGTCATTTACTATGGTTTTTGCCTGTATTATAATATTTTTAGGCATTGTTACTCAAGAAACCAAATGGAACTTTGTTAAAAATTATAGGAAGTGGTAATATGCAATTTGAAACTGACAGAATTATTTTAAGAAAAATGGAGAAAAAATGGAAATTATAAAAAGTAAAGAGAATAAATTAATTAAAGACTTAAAAAAGTTAAAACAAAAAAAATATCGAGATAGTGAGGAAAAATTTTTAGCGGAAGGAGTAAAATTTTTAGATTATCTACAATATATTCCTGAAATGATAATTATAAGAGAGGATACTTTAGAAAATAATAATTATTTGGATAAAATATCAAAATTCAATGTAAAAAAAATATTTATTGACAAAAAATTATTTTCTGAATTGACTTCACAGGAAAGTTCACAGGGTATCTTAATTTTATATAAAAAGAAAAAATTTGATATTAAAAATTTATCTGATGATATAGTTATTTTAGATGATGTATCTGATCCGGGAAATTTAGGTACAATTATAAGAATTTGTGATGCAGCTGATTTTAAAGATTTAATACTGACAAAAAATTCAGTTGATGCGTATAATGAAAAAGTTATCCGTGCCTCAATGGGCTCTATTTTGAATATTAATATTATCTATATGGAAAGAGAAGAAATTCTAAAAACTTTAAAAGAAAATAAATACCATTCTTTCGCAACTTATTTGGACAAAAATTCTCTTCAATATAATAAAATTGAAGTAAAAAATAAAAATGCTATAATTTTAGGAAATGAAGCTAGAGGTGTGGGAAAGGATTTCTTAAAAATTGCTGAAACAAAAACTATTATACCTATTTTAGGAAATGCTGAATCTTTAAATGTGGCTGTTGCCTCAGCTTTAGTTTTGTATAAATTTAGAGAATTACAAAATTATTTTTAAAAAATAAGTAAAAAATAAGTGAATTACATCTAAATTTTGATTTAAAATTTGAAGGAAATGAGCTAAGCAAATATCGGTGTGTCTGAACATAGCGAGTTTACCGAATTTGCGGCGAATGTCAATTTTTAAATATTAAGAAATTTAGTTAGTAATAAACTATTTTTTACTTAAATAATTAATTGTAACAATCATTTTATAATTATTCTATTAGATTCATAAGTGATTTATAACTCTTCTCTTCAATTTCTAATGCCACTTGAGAGATTTTTTCAATTTTTTCTTTATAAAATCTAAGTGTTATAAAAGTCAAGGCAATTTTTTTACAGGCATAATTTAGTAATTTTATTTCTTCTCTCTCAATTTTTCTATGTCTTGAATAGTTATTTAAAAAATCCCTTATCATATCATTTTCTTTTTGAAAACTTAAATATTTCTTTTGCCTTATCCAAAAATTAATTACTATTGCTAAATCATAAATAAATGGTCCATAATGTGCCTCATTAAAATCTATTATTCCATTTATATGACCCTCTTTCAGTATTACATTATCAGGAAAAATATCGGAATGAATTATCCCTTTAGGTAAATTTTCAAAATCTACTTTTTTTAACTCCTCTGCAAGCGAAAATATTTTTTCTTTTTCTTCAAAATCTATTTTAGATTTTTTTATTTCTTCTAAATAAAAATCTAAATCTATTCTACTTTTTCTATCAAATTTATCCAAATCAAAATTTTGAGAAAATTTATGTAGTTTCCCTAAATACCAAGCTATTTCTCTCATAATAGCTTGATTTATATTCTTAACCGTCAAAACTTCCCCATCTATATGTTCAAATAAAGACAGCTTTTTATTATTATATTCTGTTATATATTGATTTTCTTTGTTTTTTATAATCTGAGGAACCGGGATAATATCAGAAATTTTTTCCAGTAAGTCTATCTCCTGCTCTTCTTCCTCCAAAGTTCTATCAGCTTCAAATATTCTTAATACATACTTTTTATTTTCACTAAATATTAAAAAATTAGAATTTAATATACCCATATTTATAAATTCTATTCTATTTATTTTTATCTGATAGCTATTCTCTATATATTTCTGCTCATCATTTTTCAGCTCCGAATAAACTCCCATTTTCTCCCCTTATAATATTGGTGATAATAACCTTAAAATTGATTCATTTATTTTAATAAAAATACTTCTCTGTTCAAAATCTTCAAGTTCTAATTTTTTAGAATCATTTATATCTCTATAAAATTGGTTTTTAAATAAGGTTGCTACCGATTTTTCATATATATTTACATTTATTTCAAAATTCAAATAAAAACTTCTATAATCCAGGTTACAAGTACCCATTGACACCACTTCGCTATCTATAACTATGACCTTAGAATGTAAAAAACCTTTTTCATATCTATAGACAGTTGCTCCAATCTTTAAAAGTTCCCCAACATAAAATTGATTCACCCAGTAAATAAAGAAATGGTCTGCCTTGTTAGGTATCATTATTTTCACATCAACACCAGATATAATAGCAGTTTTTAAAGCGTCAAGTAAAAAGTCATCGGGAACAAAGTAAGGTGTTTGGATACATATTGAATTTTTTGCTCCCTGAATAAGTTTAAGATAACTATCTCTAAGTGTTCTAAATTCATAATTTGGACCTGAACTGACAACTTGAATGCTTTTTAAAGAATCTTCTTCCATAGTTTCCAATTTATCTTTTAAAAAGTCATGGTGTTCATACTTTGTTTTTTCATATTTTATTTCTTCTTTTTTTATCATTCCAAGTATAAAGTTAAATTCTCTTTCTAAATCTAAAACTGAATCTCCTGTGATTTTAACAGAAGTATCTCTCCAGTAACCCATATCGGAGTTACTTAAATACTCATCTCCTATATTCATACCGCCTATAAATGCCACTTTACTATCTATTGTTGTTATTTTTCTATGATCACGATAATTTATTCTC belongs to Fusobacterium russii ATCC 25533 and includes:
- a CDS encoding TrmH family RNA methyltransferase, whose translation is MEIIKSKENKLIKDLKKLKQKKYRDSEEKFLAEGVKFLDYLQYIPEMIIIREDTLENNNYLDKISKFNVKKIFIDKKLFSELTSQESSQGILILYKKKKFDIKNLSDDIVILDDVSDPGNLGTIIRICDAADFKDLILTKNSVDAYNEKVIRASMGSILNINIIYMEREEILKTLKENKYHSFATYLDKNSLQYNKIEVKNKNAIILGNEARGVGKDFLKIAETKTIIPILGNAESLNVAVASALVLYKFRELQNYF
- a CDS encoding DMT family transporter, which encodes MDEKKKTRIASLSLALIALAWGTSYAVIKDTLDIVEPFTLMTIRFIGAILFLSIIYIKKIMRIRLIDLKNGTIIGLTLFGAFFNLVMGIQYTAVSKQSFLVGSFVIMVPFLRWLINKKKPDIYAIIGATFALLGLGLLTLGGIEGINKGDIYSLFCALFFALHMITIEKYCSHSDPITLSIIQFAVTGVIFTFLSYYFESFDFTVIKNAKISVAYLVFVSTIIAFVAQNIIQKYITATSTALILTLESVFGSIFAVYYLNEKMSFTMVFACIIIFLGIVTQETKWNFVKNYRKW
- a CDS encoding homoserine kinase translates to MGVYSELKNDEQKYIENSYQIKINRIEFINMGILNSNFLIFSENKKYVLRIFEADRTLEEEEQEIDLLEKISDIIPVPQIIKNKENQYITEYNNKKLSLFEHIDGEVLTVKNINQAIMREIAWYLGKLHKFSQNFDLDKFDRKSRIDLDFYLEEIKKSKIDFEEKEKIFSLAEELKKVDFENLPKGIIHSDIFPDNVILKEGHINGIIDFNEAHYGPFIYDLAIVINFWIRQKKYLSFQKENDMIRDFLNNYSRHRKIEREEIKLLNYACKKIALTFITLRFYKEKIEKISQVALEIEEKSYKSLMNLIE
- the cls gene encoding cardiolipin synthase; amino-acid sequence: MTDFLQKVFELFLNYVWIANLFFIVVIVLMEKRNPLYTVLWIFILAIFPFVGFFLYLFLGMSFTKERVANKAYKKKHLRVRREISKLEREDLKRWKGLVTYLDMSSDNSLSFNNVVEIYNEGEDFFDSLKKEIKAAKFSINMEYYIFNYDNIGKEIIDLLLEKAREGVKVSLIIDGVNRYNNKLLRIFRNTGVDLNLFFRTYIPIFNLRINYRDHRKITTIDSKVAFIGGMNIGDEYLSNSDMGYWRDTSVKITGDSVLDLEREFNFILGMIKKEEIKYEKTKYEHHDFLKDKLETMEEDSLKSIQVVSSGPNYEFRTLRDSYLKLIQGAKNSICIQTPYFVPDDFLLDALKTAIISGVDVKIMIPNKADHFFIYWVNQFYVGELLKIGATVYRYEKGFLHSKVIVIDSEVVSMGTCNLDYRSFYLNFEINVNIYEKSVATLFKNQFYRDINDSKKLELEDFEQRSIFIKINESILRLLSPIL